The Candidatus Zixiibacteriota bacterium genomic sequence AGCGGTTTGTTACCGTGAATCGGAACTGGCAGCTATTTCCGACGACCTCTCGGAGGCGCCTGGTCCGGGCCTGCCGGCCAGCGCCATAGAACCGACTTTATCACGGGCTTTCGCGCGGACGAAAGCCTGTGTTAATTGGGTGAATTGATCGTACTCGGAGGCCTGGCGATAATACTTGATCGCCTGGGTGATATCGCCAATGGCTTCAAGTGCGCGCGCCAAGTGGAATTGGTTATACGCCTGACTTAGGTCGGACTGCATGAGTTCATCGGCTGCGTCGCCCGGACGGCCCTCCGCAAGGGCGATCAGGCCCAGTGTCTGATGAGCCAATTGGAGCCTCACTGGATCATCGAGCGTTGCCACCCGGCTTAGGTAATCCTTGGCGCAGGCGAGGGCCGCGTCAGTTTTGGATCGGCCCAACCAGACAAGAGCTTGTCTCCGAAGGTGGTCTATCTGACGACTTTCCAGCAGGGTCGGATGCGAGATACACTTCTCGGCAGCCTGTAGGGCCCGGGTGAACGCTTTTGAAGCCTCGTTGGGTAGTCCGGATTCAAGCAGTACCAAACCCAGGTTGTCCAGATCGGAGACCAAAGCGGCGAAGTCACCTGCCGCCCTGGACAATTCGCACGACTTTGTCAACTCGGACGCCGCGCTCGCCAGATCGCCCTGGTCCGCATAAGAAGTCGCCAGGCCAAGCAACGCCGTTCTGCGCTGACCGTCGTCGTCGGCCAGTTCATAGAACTGCCTGAGTTGATCTCTCGCTTCAGCGTATCGACCTAACAGATTGAGGCCGCGCGCGATGCCAAGATGGGACAAGTCGAAGTCAGGCCTGATTTCGAGCGCCCGGCGGTAGAACGTGATGGCTTCGTCAACCCTGTTCATCTGGGTTAGCAGATCGGCATAGGAATCATAGGGGTTGGGATCGTCGGGAATAAGCTCCATGTACTTGAGGAAACATCTCTCGGCCGCCGGCAAATTCCCAAGAAAGCGGTAACAGTACCCCAGGCCGTTGTAGGCCTGCGAGAACCCAGGATCATACGAGATTGCGCCGAGGTACTCGTCGACTGCGCCCGGCCAATCCTTCTTGTAGAACAGCGAATTCCCGAATTCGTTATGTGCCCGAGGATCGGTTGGATAAAGCTCGACCAGACGCTTCAGCAGATTCTGTTCCTCGACCGGCCGGCGCGCATAGAGCGCTTCAGCCGCCCGTATCAGCAAACACTCGCCCTCAGAGACCCTGTCCGCCAATCCAGCGGCACGAATTCGGGCGGCGGCGCGCCCCTCCAACGACGGGTGCGTGCGAGACAGATAAAGATAAGCAAGAGCGAAACCGGAATCTTCGCCCACCGCCCGCTCAAAGTGCTCATACGCCTCCGGCATGCGTAGCCGCTC encodes the following:
- a CDS encoding tetratricopeptide repeat protein is translated as MKILVSAILVIALGLAAIYLLGDTPAALVIPVTTNSTVARSHFIMGRDLFERLRMPEAYEHFERAVGEDSGFALAYLYLSRTHPSLEGRAAARIRAAGLADRVSEGECLLIRAAEALYARRPVEEQNLLKRLVELYPTDPRAHNEFGNSLFYKKDWPGAVDEYLGAISYDPGFSQAYNGLGYCYRFLGNLPAAERCFLKYMELIPDDPNPYDSYADLLTQMNRVDEAITFYRRALEIRPDFDLSHLGIARGLNLLGRYAEARDQLRQFYELADDDGQRRTALLGLATSYADQGDLASAASELTKSCELSRAAGDFAALVSDLDNLGLVLLESGLPNEASKAFTRALQAAEKCISHPTLLESRQIDHLRRQALVWLGRSKTDAALACAKDYLSRVATLDDPVRLQLAHQTLGLIALAEGRPGDAADELMQSDLSQAYNQFHLARALEAIGDITQAIKYYRQASEYDQFTQLTQAFVRAKARDKVGSMALAGRPGPGASERSSEIAASSDSR